Within Halorubrum lacusprofundi ATCC 49239, the genomic segment GCGGTCTCGGCCCTCGAAGCCGGCCTCGACGTGCTCTTGGAGAAGCCGCTGGCGCACACCGTCGAAAGCGCGGAGCGCATCGCCGAGGCCGCCCGCGACGCTGAGGGGTTCTGCATGATCGGGTTCAACAACCGCTTCGCGGAGCCGGTGCAGGTTCTTAAAGGGTATCAGGAAGAGGGCCGGTTCGGCGAGACGACCCACGTCGAGGCCAACTACGTCCGGCGACGCGGCGTCCCCGGTCGCGGGTCGTGGTTCACGTCTGAGGCCGTCGCCGGCGGCGGCGCGCTCATCGACATCGGCGTCCACGCGATCGATCTCGCGCTCTACTTCCTCGATCACCCCGAGGTCGTCGAGGTGTCCGGCGAGACGCGCTCGGAGTTCGGCGGCCGCGACGACTACACGTTCGTCCACATGTGGGGCGACGACGACGGGCCCGAGGGGTTCGACGTCGAGGACTCCGCGTCGGCATTCATCCGCGGCGCTGACGGCAACACCGTCTCGCTGGAGGTCGCGTGGGCGACGAACCGCCCGACGAACGACGAGTTCGTGATCCGCGGCACGGAGGCGGGCGCGACGTTCGACCGCGGGAGCGACGAGCTCACCCTCCACGAGTCGACCGCCTTCGACGACGACCACCACCACTTCTCGGACGCCGAGATCGAGACGCGCGAGAGCGACAGTCACGCCGCCGAGCAGGTGGCGTTCCTCGACGCGGTCGCCGCGGGCGAGGCGCCCGACATCAACACGATCGACGAGGCGCTGTCGGTCCAGCGCGTCATCGACGCGATCTACCGGTCCTCGGAGCGCGGGGAGGCCGTCCGGCTGGACTGATCGATTCGCGGCGACCGCGATTCGGGCGGCCGCCCGCTATCCGAACCTATTCGGTCCTGCGTTCCCTTTTGCGAGCCAACTCGTGACCCGCGACGCCGGCCCGACGCCGCCCTCCGAACGCATCGTCGCCCTCGACGCCCTCCGCGGGGTCGCCCTGCTCGGCATCCTCCTGATCAACGTCTGGGCGTTCGCGATGCCCGAGACGACGCTGTTTAATCCGACGGTGTACGCCGACACCACCGTTTACGGCGACTTCACGGGGGCGAACTACTGGGCGTGGGCGTTCAGCCACGTGTTCGCACAGAACAAGTTCATCACGCTGTTCTCGGCGCTGTTCGGTGCGGGAATCCTACTGTTCATCGAGAGCAAAGAGGAGAAGGGGCAAGACGCGGTGCGGCTCCACTATCGCCGGACCGCGATTCTCATCGCGATCGGGCTCATGCACGCGTATCTGCTGTGGTACGGCGACATCCTCGTCGCGTACGGGGTGACCGCGCTGGTCGTCGTCGCGTTCCGGAATCTCGAAGCCCGGAAGCTCGCTGGGGTCGGCGTGGTCTTCCTGCTGTTCCTCCCCGTGGTCGAACTGTTCGCCGCGATCACTCTCGGCGGCGACGCGATCGCATCGCAGTGGGCACCGGCGGAAGCCGCGATCGAACAGCAGGTCGCGACGTACCGCGGCGGCTGGCTCGAACAGCTCGACCACCGGGTCCCATCCTCGTTCAGCCGACAGACGACCGGCTACATCAACGGGCCATTCTGGCAGGTCGGTGGCACCATGCTCCTCGGGATGGCGCTGTACCGCTGGGGCGTGTTGACCGGCGAGCGGTCGTCGGCCCTGTACCGCCGGCTCGTTGCGCTCGGTGTTGTCGGCCTCGCGATCACCGTCGCCGGCGTCGTCTACATCGAGGCCAACGACTGGAGCGCCGGCGCCGCGCTGTACTGGCGGCAGTTCATCTACGTCGGCAGCTTCCCCCTCGCCGGCGGCTACCTCGGGATCGTGATGCTGTACGCCCGCCGGCGCCCGGACGGCCCCGTGACTCGCGGCCTCGCCGCGGTCGGGCGGACCGCGTTCACGAACTACCTCCTGCAGACGGTGATCGCGACCACCGTCTTCTACGGCCACGGCCTCGGGCTGTTCGGCTCCGTTACCCGCGTCGAGCAGCTCGGGTTCGTTCTCGTCGTTTGGGTGGTGCAGATCGTTTTGTCAGTCCTGTGGCTGCGATCTTTCCGGTTCGGTCCCGTCGAGTGGATCTGGCGGACGCTTACGTACGGGGAGCGACAGCCGATACGAAACCCGGAGTAGGTGGACGAAAGACGTGTTGGCGAGTTTGACTGGAGTTCTGACGTGACTTCTTACTGAACCCCAGCCGCTCGCTTATAGGTTGTTGACTGAAGATCGACGGTGAACTCCTCCAAAGCCCCAGCCGCGAGGACTCGCGCACCTCGCTGCGGTCCTCAGTCACTCGCGTTGCTCGCTTCCTGCGGTCCTTGCGTCGGTGTGCTTCGTCCTCGCGGCAGGGCGAGAGCAAAGCTCTCGCTTGCAACCGGCGCATAGCGCCGGTAACAGCGAGGCGCTTCGCGCCTCTGGCAGCCGGCGGCAAAGCCACCGGCGACTGCCCCTTTGAGTCCCACCCTGCACCGCAACCGCACCCCATACCTCCCCAGCCTCGCGGCTCGCGCTCTCCGAGCGCTCACCGCGTTCCTCGCACGCGCTCCTCACGCCCGTCGGGCGTTCGCAGGCGCGCGCCACCGCACATGTTTTAAAAAGCGTTCTCGGTTACTCTCCCTCGACGATCGGGTTCGACAGCGTTCCGACGCCCTCGTAGGTGATTTCGACGCGTTCGCCGGGCTCGACGAGCCCCGGGTTCGCCGGGCTCCCGAAGGCGATGCAGTCGCCGGGCTCGAAGGTGAACCGCTTCGAGAGGTACGAGACGATCTCGTGCGGGCCGAACAGCATCAGTTTGGTGTTGGCGTCCTGCCGCTGCTCCCCGCCGACGGTCGTCGAGATATCGAGGCTCGTCGGGTCCACGTCGGTCTCGATCCACGGACCGAGCGGACCGGAGCCGTCGAATGCCTTACGCGCGGTCCGGCCCTGCTGGTCGAGCGCGTCCATGTCGTTCATAATGGTGTACCCGCGGACAATCTCGGGTACGTCCGCGGGCTCGACATCGCGACACCGCTCGTCGATGACGGCGACCAGCTCGCCGGCGTAGGTCAGCTCGTCAGTCCACTCGGGATACCGAATCGGCTCGCCGTGCGCGAGCAGACTCGCAGGCGGCTTGATAAAGAAGTCCGGCTCCTCGGGGCGCTCGTACTCCATCTGATCGAGCGTCTCCGCGTAGTTCCGGCCGACGCAGTAGAGCGCGCCCGGATCGCAGGGCGGCAGGAGCCGTCCGTCGCGGCCGACCTCGTACCGGCCGTCGTCGGCGACGATGACTCCGTCCTCGTAGCGTCCCGAAACCGGTCCGTCCGGCGTGAGCAGGCGAGCGAGTCGCATGTCGACACCTCCCGCGCGGGGCGCCGAAAAGGCGTCGGTGGCCGCAACGGTTCGTCACTCCTCGTTGCGATTGTCCGGCACGCCGATCACGACGCCGGACCGGATCTCCAGTGCGGTCTCGAACTCCGCCCGTTGGTCGCTGCCGCCGGCGCGCTCGACGGCGGCCTCGTGGGCGCGGGCGGCGGCGTCGCGCTCGCGGTCCGAGAGACCGAGTCGGTCTGCGACCCCCTCCCAGTGGTCGGACTCGACGAGGAACGTCTCGCGGTCCGGCTCCGCCGCAATACGCTCGTACCGCCGGCGGTACTCGTCGAGCCGCGGACCGAGGTCGGCCTGCACCCGCGCGAGCAGTTCGGGGAGGCGCTCGGCGGGAACGCTCGCGAGCGCCGCCGTCTTCACGAGAGCCGTTCCTTCGATCGGATACGGACCGGGGGATCCGGAGTCGCCGTCGGTGGAATCGCCGTCGGAGCGATCGTCGCTCGGCGTCTCGTCGTCGGCCATCACCCGCCCGCGCGCATCGCCTTCTGCCGGTACTTCGGGAGCAACTCCGCGAGCGCCTCGGGCTCGCCCGCGAACTCCGCGGTCACCTCCGTGAGCGAGATGGAGCCGGCGGCCTTCACCGTCTCGGCGCTGAGCCCGACTCGCCACCCGTCGCCGTCCACGCGGGTCGCCTCCGCGGGGTCGTCGGTCCCGATGAGTTCGCCGCCGAGATTGACGAGGTAGTGGGCCGCGAGTCGTCGCGAGATCCCCCGGTACGCGACCTCCTCGCGCTCCCAGCCCGCCTCGGCGGGCGGCTGGGTTTCGGACGCGCCATCGACTGACCCGTCGTTCCCGTCCCCGGCGTCGCTCATACTTCGCACCCGCCCGCGACAGGCGGGAACACCGAGAGCCGGTCGCCGTCGTCGAGGGACGTATCGAGCCCGTCGAGGTGGAGCACCTCGCGGCCGTTCTTCAGCACGTTGATCTGCGGGGCGAGGCCGCCGTCGACGATCAGACGACCGTTCATCCCCTCGTACCCCGCCTCAAGCTCTCGTAACACGTCGCCGACGCTCGACCCGTCGGCGAACTCCGCCTCGACGATCTTCCCGCCAGCAGCTTCGCGAAACGTCGCGAAGAACCGCAGTTCCAGTTCCATATGCGTTTATCGGACCGCGGTGGCTTAAAAACGGGCGCCACGTACGCGGGCGGTCCTGGTGTCGTCGCTTATAAATCCGACAGGCGAATCCCGTCCTCAACGAGCCGGAAGTTGCGCTCACGGCCGAGTTCGTCCCCCAGCCACTCGTGTTCGTACAGCTGGCCGATAAGCTCCACGTAGAGGTTCCGCCACGCGATGGCGTAGATCGGCGACTGTCCCCACGCGCGCAGTTCCGGGACGAACTCGTGGTACGTGCTCGCCTGCGCTTCCATGCGCTCGACGGCGTCGGCGACGACCTCGGCCGCCTCGGCGGGCTCCGCACCCGCGATCTCGTCGTTCAGTCGCGACTGAATCCCGGCTATCGCGCGTCGCATGTCCTGCTCGGCGGTGCCGTCCTCCTCGGGCAGCGACTCGACGACGCCCTTCGGCACGCCGAGTTCGATCTCTGGCATACCGATCCGTCCGCCGGCGACGCCCAAAAAACCCGCTTACCCGGCGAGCCACGCACCGGTGGCGTTGCCGACACGCTCGCGCATCGCGGCCGGTTCGGTGGCCACCGGCCGGTCGCCGCGCTGTGGCCCGTACGCGCCGAACCCCGCGTGGTTGACCCCGTCGAGTTCGACGACCCGCGTCTCCGGTGGGAGGTTCGCACGGCTCTCTCGCTCCCGCTCGGCGTCAAGCACCCCGTCGGCCGCGCCAAGCACGGAGAGGACCCGGAGCCCGCTCTCTGAGACGTCGCGGTCGCAGTACGAGGCGTGAAGCACGAGCCCGTTCAGCTCGTCGGCGTTGTCGGCGGCGTACCGACAGGCCATCGCGCCGCCCAGCGAGTGGCCGCCGACCGCCCACGACTCGATCGCTGGGAACGCCTCCCGGGCGCCGTCAGCGCGGTTCGGTCCTAGAACGGCCAGGTTCAGCGGCATGTCGACGATCACGACCGCAACGTCCCGTCCCGCGACCATCTCCGCGGCGGTCGGGACGTAGCTCTCGTGGTTCACCCGGCCACCGGGGTAGTAGACCAGTCCCGTCGTCTCCGCGGTCACCGGGCCGCTCCGGACCACAGTCGCGCCGTCGAGCCGTTCGACGGTCACGTCCTCGGAGGACTCGACCGCGCTGACCGCGGCCTCATCAGGGCCGAGCCCGACCGCGAAGTAGAGCCCCGCACCGCCGGCGACGACCGCGACGACGAGAAGCAGCGCCGCGAGCACGACGCCGACGGTTCGGCGGTCGGGCAACGTCTCGCGACCGAGACTCACGGCGTCGGCGCGGCCTTCTGGAGCGCCGTCTCCGCGACGTTACCGCCGTAGTCGGCCGACCGAAGCACGGAGTCGACGACCAGCCCGAGCAGTTGCGCGCGGGTGGGATCTAGGTCGCGGAGCAGTTCGTCGATGGCGCGCACTCGCTCGTCGATCGCCCGGACACCGGTGCGTGCCTCGTTCGCGAGGCGAGTCGCCTCCTCGCTGTCGTCCGCGAACAGCGCGTCCATCGCGGTGTCGATCACCTCGACCGCGTCGCCATGGAGCTCGTTGACCGCCTCGACAACGTCGTCGGGAAGCGGCTCGTCGATGTTGAGCGTCAGGTGAGCTATCTTGGTCGCGTGGTCCCCGATCCGCTCCAGCTGGCGGGCGCTGGAGTGGTAGTCGAAACACTCCTCGCGGGGGAGGCCGAGTTCCTCGGCCGCCTTCGGCGTCCGGAGGGTCGCCCGGAAGATCCGCGAGACAACGAGCCAGAGGCGGTCGAGGTCGTCGTCCCTCCCGATCACGTCGCGTGCGAGGTCGTGGTCGCGCTCGGAGAGCGCGGCGATGGCGTCTTCGAGCATCGACAGCGAGATCAGGCGCATCCGCGTGACCGCGTTGTGGATCGACAGCTCCGAGGAGTCGAGCAGGTCTTGGACGACCACCCGGTTGCGAGTCTCCTCTAACACCTCCAGCCCGACGAGACCCTGAACCGCTTCGCGAACCGTCGATCGCTGCTCGGTGGTGATCTCGGTGCCTTCGAGTTCGATCACGTCGAATCCGCTGACGTACATCGTCGTCACCGCGCGGGTGAGTGCCTGTCCCGACAGATCGGTGATGTCGATCGTCCCCCGAGTGCGCTCCTCCTCGGAGCGGGGCGTGAGGAACAGCGAGTCGCCGTCGGGGTGGAACTCAATCTCCGTTCCCGCCTCAACGTCATTTTCGGTCGCCCACGTCTTGGGAATCGAGACCGTGTACGTCGAACCGCCGGTGACTTGCACCTTCCTCGTCTCCATGCCTCGATATCTTATTCCATCTCCCTTAAGATTGTCCGAAATATATACACTAGTACAACCGCTCCTCTGGCCCATATGCCCACTTTCAAAGGATCTACTGACTCTGGCACGCTACAGTCAGGGTGTTATATCCTCAATATAAATAATTTATATAGAACTATATAGTCCACTGCGAACAGGTGGCGAAGATCGGATGAAACTGCACGCCTCGGACACACAGCCTTCTACGGCTCGGACACGCAATCTCCTCCAACCCGGACACGCGGTTCGTTCGATGAGGCAACGACACTTGGTGCCGGATCGAATCGGGAGACGCAACCCTGCCGACGCCTCCCACAGTGCCGCGACTTGAGAAGAGTTAAATTGGATGCGGCACAAGCCGAAATTGCGCTCGGTTGGTGTAGTCCGGCCAATCATGTTGGCCTTTCGACAAACGCGGCGCGACGACGCGCCGGTTTGGAAGACAGCCGACGACCAGGGTTCAAATCCCTGACCGAGCACTTCTCACTTCTACGTCGCTAGCGGCCGTACTCGCGACACACTCTCGGCCCACTCTCGACACATCCTTCGACCGTCTCAGAAGGGGAAGAATCACCTCCCTCGGCGACGATCGTCGGGTATGAGCGATCGATCCGACTCCCACGAGGGCGACGCCGACGACGAGGGCGACGCCGACGACCGCCGCTTCGAGACCCGCGCGATCCACGCCGGACAGGAACCCGACCCGGAGACCGGCGCGCTGATGACACCAATTCACGCAAACTCCACGTATAAACAGGACGCGCCGGGCGAGCACCGCGGCTACGAGTACAGTCGAACCGGAAACCCGACTCGAACCGACCTCGAAGCCAACCTCGCCTCGCTGGAATCGGGGAGTCACGCGCGCTGCTTCTCCTCCGGGATGGGCGCAATAAACACCGTCCTCAACCTGCTTGAGGCGGGTGACCACGTCGTCGCCGGCGACGACGTGTACGGCGGGACCCACCGCATCCTCACGCAGGTGTACGAGCAGTACGACTTGGAGACCACCTTCGTCGACACGACCGACCACGACGCGGTCCGGGATGCGATGCGTGAGGAGACGGAGTTAGTGTGGGTCGAGACGCCGACGAACCCCCTGTTGAACGTCAACGACATCGGCGCACTTGCCGATATCGCCCACGAGGCAGATGCGCTCTGCGCGGTCGACAACACGTTTGCGACCCCGTATCTCCAGCGCCCGCTCGAACACGGCGCCGACATCGTCTGCCAGTCGCTGACGAAGTACCTCGGCGGTCACTCCGACACCATCGGCGGGGCGCTCGTCGTCGACGACGCAGAACTGGACGAGCGGCTCGGCTTCTACCAGAACTCGGTGGGCGCGACGCCCGGCCCGTTCGACTCCTTCCTCGTGTTACGCGGGACGAAGACGCTCCCGGTCCGGATGGACCGCCACTGCGAGAACGCGATGGAACTGGCTCAGTGGTTAGAGGACCACGACGACGTGAGCCGCGTCTACTACCCCGGACTAGAGAGCCACCCGGACCACGACCTCGCGGCCGAGCAGATGGACGCCTTCGGCGGGATGCTCTCCTTCGAGTTCGACGGCACCCTCGAACAGGGCTCGACAGTCGTCAGTGAGACGGAAGTGTTCACCCTCGCGGAGTCGCTCGGCGGCGTCGAGAGCCTGATCGAGCAGCCGGCAGCGATGACCCACGCCGCGATCCCCCGCGAGGAGCGGCTCGCAGCCGGGCTCACGGACGGCCTCATTCGAGTGTCGGTGGGGATCGAGCACGTGGACGACATGAAGGCCGACTTCCAGCAGGCGTTCGACGCGGCGCTGGAGTAGTAGACACACACGCCCGACGGACGAATCCGGCACCGGTCGCCGGACGGACATCCTTTATATATGTCGCGCCGAGTCTCCTCGCCATGAGCGACCCAGATATCGTCGTGTTGCGACAGACGATCCACGGCTCGGGCGGCGCGGAGCTGGCCGCGGCGATCCGCGAGCGACTCTCCGACCGATCTGTTGCGCTGGCGCGGACGCCAGCCGAGGAGCGCGAGCTGCTCGAAACAGCCCGGATCGCCGTCGGGCTCGATATCGACGAGGGGCAGTTGGCCGCCGCCGAGAACCTAGAGCTGTTCGCGTGCGTATTCGCCGGGACCGGCCACCTCCCCCGAGACGCGCTCGCGGACCACGGCGTCGCCCTGACGAACGCCTCCGGGGTCCACGGACCGAACATCGCCGAACACGTTCTTGGGTCGATGATCACGCACGCCCGGCAGTGGGCGCGCGCGCACCGCCAGCAGGAGCGCCGGGAGTGGCGGAGCTACGAGACGACCGAGATGTACGGCTCGACCGTCGCCGTTGTCGGGCTCGGCGCGATCGGCTCGGCCATCGTCGACCGGCTGGAGCCGTTCGACGTGGACACGGTCGGCGTCCGGTACTCGCCCGAGAAGGGCGGCCCGACCGACGAGGTGTACGGGTTCGACGCGTTCCACGACGCGATCGCGGACGCCGAGTACGTGGTGCTCGCGTGCCCGCTCACGGAGACGACCCGCGGGCTCGTCGACGCCGAGGCGCTCCGGACGATGCGGGCCGATGCGATCCTCATCAACATCGCGCGCGGACCGATCGTCGACACCGACGCACTCGTCTCCGAACTCCGGAACAACCGCATCCGCGGGGCCGCACTCGACGTGACCGACCCCGAACCACTGCCCGAAGACCACCCGCTGTGGGGGCTCGGTAACGTCACGATCACCCCGCACAACGCCGGCCACACGCCCCACTACTACGAGCGCGTCGCCGACATCCTCGCGGAGAACGTCGGTCGGCTCGACGACGGCGACGACCTGAAAAACCGGGTCCTGTGAGCGGACGGCCGGTGGCGTCGTGATCACTTATAAATGACTGTGCGGTGGCGTCGCCGGCGGTGAGGCTGAGGAGGTGTTCGCCGTCGATCAGCCGTCGCCCATTTATAAGTGAACGGCCGGGCTGTGGCGGCAATAGCGACCGATCCGTCGTCGATCACTTATAAAGAGAAACGACGCACAAAAAGGTCTCTGAGAGACTCAACGAGTACCAAAACCACAGCCTTCCCGTTTAAAAACTGCACCGCGAAAAGCGTGATCGACCGACTGATCGACCTCTAGAGGTCGAACCGGTCGAGCGTCATGACCTTGCTCCACGCGTCGGCGAAGTCATCAACGAACTTCTCCTCGCCGTCGGCGGCACCGTAGACCTCGGAGACGGCACGGAGACGGGAGTTCGAACCGAAGATCAGGTCGAACCGGGTCGCCGTCCAGTCGACCTCACCGGTCTCGTGGTCGCGAAGCTCGAAGACCTCCTCGTCCTCGTCGACGGGCTCCCAATCTCGGTCGAAGTCGAGCAGGTTGACGAAGAAGTCGTTCGTCAGCGTCTCCGGCTCGTTGGTGAACACGCCGTGATCGGAGTTGTCGTAGTTCGCGTCGAGGACGCGCATGCCGCCGACGAGCACCGCCATCTCGGGGACGCTCAGTCGCAGCAGTTCGGCCTTGTCGACCATCTCGTGCTCCGGCTCGTGCGGAAGGTTCTCACCAAGGTAGTTGCGGAAGCCGTCCGCGTCCGGTTCGAGCGCCTCGAAGGACTCCTCGTCGGTCTGGTCCTGTGCGGCGTCGACGCGTCCCGGCTCGAACGGTACCTCGACGTCGTGGCCGGCGTCCGCGGCGGCCTGCTCGACGGCGAGGGTGCCACCGAGAACGATGAGGTCGGCGAGCGACACTCGCGTGTCGTCGTCGCGCAACTCGTTGAACTCGGCCTGAATCTCCTCGTAGGTCTCCAGTACGGACTCCAGCTCCTCGGGATGGTTGACCTCCCAGCTACGCTGGGGTTCGAGGCGGATCCGCGCGCCGTTCGCGCCGCCGCGCTTGTCGCTGTGGCGGAACGTGGACGCGGACGCCCACGCGGTCTTGACCCGGTCGGCGATCGAGAGGTCGAACTCGGTGATTAGCCCTTCGAGCTCGGCGATCTCCGCCTCGCCGATGATATCGTAGTCGGCGTCGGGGAGCGGATCCTGCCAGAGCATGGTCTCCTCGGGGACCTCGGGACCGAGGAACCGCTCCGGCGGGCCCATGTCGCGGTGGATGAGCTTGTACCACGCCTTCGCGAACGACTGCTGGAACTCGTCGGGGTCGTCGCGGAACTCCTCTAAGACCGCTCGGAAGTCGTCGTCGTGTTTCAGCGCCACGTCCGTCGTGAGCATCATCACGTCCTCTTTGTCCGAGGGGTCCTGCACGCCGGGGGCGGCGTCGTCGAGCTCGTCGTTCTTCGTGGTCCACTGCCACGCTCCGCCGGGGCCCCTCTCTGCCTCCCAGTCGTAGCTAAGCAGGTTGTTGACGTAGCTCAGGTCCCATGCGGTCGGCGTGGCGTTCCACGGCCCTTCGATCCCGCTGGTGATCGTGTCGGGGCCTTTCCCCTCGCCGTGTTCGTTGTCCCAGCCGAGCCCCTGCAGATCGATCGGGGCGTCCTCGGGATCCGGTCCGAGGTTGTCGCCGGAGTCGGCGCCGTGGACCTTGCCGAAGGTGTGACCGCCGGCGATGAGTGCGACCGTCTCCTTGTCGTTCATCGCCATGTGGCTGAACGTGTCGCGGATGTTCGCCGCGGACCCTTCCAGATCCGGCTCGCCGTTCGGGCCCTCCGGATTCACGTAGATGAGGCCCATGACGGTGTTGCCGAGTTCCTCGTCGAGGCTCCCTCCCTCGTCGAAACGCTCCGCCGAGCTCGACTCCCATTCGTCTTCGGGGCCCCAGTCGACGGCGTCGTCGGGCTTGAACTCGTCCTCGCGGCCGCCCGCGAAGCCGAACGTCTCGAAGCCCATCGACTCGAGGGCGACGTTCCCAGTGAGAACGATTAGATCCGCCCACGAGAGCTTGCGACCGTACTTCTGTTTGACCGGCCAGAGCAGTCGTCGCGCCTTGTCGAGGTTGACGTTGTCCGGCCAGCTGTTAAGCGGTGGGAGCCGCTGTCGTCCGCCGGCCGCGCCGCCGCGTCCGTCGTGCGTCCGGTACGTACCGGCGCTGTGCCACGCCATCCGGATGAAAAGCGGCCCGTAGGTGCCGTAGTCGGCCGGCCACCAGTCCTGCGATGTCGTCATTACGTCCTCGATATCCGCTTTCACCGCATCGAGGTCGAGCTCCTCGAACGCCGCGGCGTAGTCGAACTCCTCGTCCATCGGCCCGGCGTTGCGGGCGTTCTCGTCGAGGATGTCCAGGTTCAACTGGTTCGGCCACCAATCGGTGTTTCCTTGCATTATTGTGGATGTTGTGGGACTGCGTCGTTCGTAACCGCACCGAAAGCGTCTGCACTGCGGCTCCACCCATCGAAAACGGAAGTTCCGGGGTCAGCCGACGTCGCGGAAATGACCGGCACGACGAGACCGGCAGCACCCGTCTTGGAAGTGGAGTCGTCACGCATTCGGCGTCATCGGCACTTTATCCACCTCGAATAAAAAGCTGGTCACTGTCCGTCGAGGCATTTATTAGTCAAAACATTAGTTTCGAATTCAAAAATATAGTTTAGAAAAACTGAACTCTCTTCGAATCGCTCCGTGTTCGCGGTCTGTCGGCGCCGCTACTCCGCGTCGGTCCGCGAATCGAACTCCCCGCGTCGGATTCCCTCCCGAACCGGGTCGTGTTCGGCGTCCGTCGGCTGCGGCGCGGTGACGAGTGTCGCTTCAAGTCGCTCCTCGTCGCTCGCCCGCACGCCACGCGCGGTTCCGGCGGGCACGACGACGACATCACCGGGTCCGACCGACCGATCCGTCTCGCCCTCTCGAACGACGCCGGAGCCGGAGCGAACGATGATCGCCACGTCGCTGTCGGGCGCGTGAACGGGAATGAACTGTCCCGGCTCGAAGTAGCCACAGACGATCTTCATCCGATCGCTGTGAAACACCTCGCTGGTCGAGAACCGCTCGTCGTCGTAGCTCCGCTCGGCGTCGAAGTCGGTTGCAGGCACGTCACTCACCTCTGTGGGGTGTTTCGGTCGGGAGTCGGTCCACGCCATTCTTCCGGTGTGCAGTCGGGTCGATCACGCTCGGGACTTCTCCTCCCGACAGCGAGTGCGTGTCCCCGAACGTGTTCGGCTCAACACGGATTCAGTTGTGTTCCCACTCTCCGATCGCATGCCCAGACTCGACGTTCGCGAAATTTCGCCGGTGAACCGCCACGAGAAGATACACGAGGAGTTCGAGGGGATGGACCCGGGCGAGACGCTCACGATCGTCAACGACCACGAGCCGAAGCCGCTGTACTACGAGATGGCAGCCGAGGTCCCCACCTTCGACGAGGAGGCCTACGAAGTCCGTCAGGACGCACCCGACGAGTTCGTCGCGGAGTTCCCGAAAAGCGAGGAGTGAGGCGGCGGTAGGACGACGGCGACGGTGCTCCGGATCGAAGCTACGACTCGTCGAGATCGAAGAGCCGACGGATCGCTCGTGTCCGAGCCCGTGCTCGCGTTTTCCCGCTTTGAGGTGCCCGCTCTAGCGCTCGCTCCGGGGCGCCGATCAGTTCCTCGACAAGGGAGGCTCCGAGTTCCCGAACGGTTTCGCGCTGCTCGTCGGTAAGATCGCCGCGCGCTTCGAGCTTCGAGACGGCCGCCTCAAGCTCTTCTCGCTTGATCTTCGCGCTCCGACATCGGAGCCGTTTTTGGAGAGACTCCGGATCGGGGGCCGATTCGGACCGGTCGAGAAGGGATTCGGACCCGTCGGTGCTCATACCCGAGGGTCGGTCGGGGCCGGGGTGCGTGTTCTCCCGAACGTATTCGGGGGTTGAACGGGTGCTACGGACCCTCCCGAACATGTTCTTTCGGAGGCGTCTTCCGTTGGAACCGAGTCGCTCGACGTGATGTCCGATTCCCAGTCGATCTACGCGACCATCGGCGGTCAAGAGGCCGTCGAGGCCGTCGTGTCTGACTTCTACGACCGCGTCTTCG encodes:
- a CDS encoding Gfo/Idh/MocA family protein, with amino-acid sequence MTHANDVAVGIVGLGGIGHHHAAKLVDRGATLVGGMDIDADARRRFHEEFDVHAYEDESDLYEDCDAVLITTPNRFHEQYAVSALEAGLDVLLEKPLAHTVESAERIAEAARDAEGFCMIGFNNRFAEPVQVLKGYQEEGRFGETTHVEANYVRRRGVPGRGSWFTSEAVAGGGALIDIGVHAIDLALYFLDHPEVVEVSGETRSEFGGRDDYTFVHMWGDDDGPEGFDVEDSASAFIRGADGNTVSLEVAWATNRPTNDEFVIRGTEAGATFDRGSDELTLHESTAFDDDHHHFSDAEIETRESDSHAAEQVAFLDAVAAGEAPDINTIDEALSVQRVIDAIYRSSERGEAVRLD
- a CDS encoding DUF418 domain-containing protein, with translation MTRDAGPTPPSERIVALDALRGVALLGILLINVWAFAMPETTLFNPTVYADTTVYGDFTGANYWAWAFSHVFAQNKFITLFSALFGAGILLFIESKEEKGQDAVRLHYRRTAILIAIGLMHAYLLWYGDILVAYGVTALVVVAFRNLEARKLAGVGVVFLLFLPVVELFAAITLGGDAIASQWAPAEAAIEQQVATYRGGWLEQLDHRVPSSFSRQTTGYINGPFWQVGGTMLLGMALYRWGVLTGERSSALYRRLVALGVVGLAITVAGVVYIEANDWSAGAALYWRQFIYVGSFPLAGGYLGIVMLYARRRPDGPVTRGLAAVGRTAFTNYLLQTVIATTVFYGHGLGLFGSVTRVEQLGFVLVVWVVQIVLSVLWLRSFRFGPVEWIWRTLTYGERQPIRNPE
- a CDS encoding fumarylacetoacetate hydrolase family protein; its protein translation is MRLARLLTPDGPVSGRYEDGVIVADDGRYEVGRDGRLLPPCDPGALYCVGRNYAETLDQMEYERPEEPDFFIKPPASLLAHGEPIRYPEWTDELTYAGELVAVIDERCRDVEPADVPEIVRGYTIMNDMDALDQQGRTARKAFDGSGPLGPWIETDVDPTSLDISTTVGGEQRQDANTKLMLFGPHEIVSYLSKRFTFEPGDCIAFGSPANPGLVEPGERVEITYEGVGTLSNPIVEGE
- a CDS encoding ubiquitin-like small modifier protein 1 yields the protein MELELRFFATFREAAGGKIVEAEFADGSSVGDVLRELEAGYEGMNGRLIVDGGLAPQINVLKNGREVLHLDGLDTSLDDGDRLSVFPPVAGGCEV
- a CDS encoding alpha/beta hydrolase; this translates as MSLGRETLPDRRTVGVVLAALLLVVAVVAGGAGLYFAVGLGPDEAAVSAVESSEDVTVERLDGATVVRSGPVTAETTGLVYYPGGRVNHESYVPTAAEMVAGRDVAVVIVDMPLNLAVLGPNRADGAREAFPAIESWAVGGHSLGGAMACRYAADNADELNGLVLHASYCDRDVSESGLRVLSVLGAADGVLDAERERESRANLPPETRVVELDGVNHAGFGAYGPQRGDRPVATEPAAMRERVGNATGAWLAG
- a CDS encoding phosphate signaling complex PhoU family protein; this translates as METRKVQVTGGSTYTVSIPKTWATENDVEAGTEIEFHPDGDSLFLTPRSEEERTRGTIDITDLSGQALTRAVTTMYVSGFDVIELEGTEITTEQRSTVREAVQGLVGLEVLEETRNRVVVQDLLDSSELSIHNAVTRMRLISLSMLEDAIAALSERDHDLARDVIGRDDDLDRLWLVVSRIFRATLRTPKAAEELGLPREECFDYHSSARQLERIGDHATKIAHLTLNIDEPLPDDVVEAVNELHGDAVEVIDTAMDALFADDSEEATRLANEARTGVRAIDERVRAIDELLRDLDPTRAQLLGLVVDSVLRSADYGGNVAETALQKAAPTP